In the genome of Prosthecobacter algae, one region contains:
- a CDS encoding peptidoglycan endopeptidase, with amino-acid sequence MPVRFWPLFFIVLALCLSSCSSQKKVWDYEYSRGKTAVVVGGKAVPPAGLPAPVMRAISAGNRIAGLPYKYGGGHRSFVDSGYDCSGTVSYVLHGAGFLSSPGTSSSLRSYGKAGVGKYITVYSRNGHTFIVVAGLRLDTGYNGERKGPRWSNKSRPMKGYVARHPPGY; translated from the coding sequence ATGCCCGTCCGTTTTTGGCCCTTATTTTTCATCGTCCTCGCCCTCTGCCTCAGCAGTTGTTCTTCGCAGAAAAAAGTCTGGGATTACGAGTATAGCCGGGGCAAAACGGCCGTGGTTGTGGGTGGCAAGGCGGTGCCGCCGGCAGGTCTGCCAGCGCCTGTGATGCGGGCGATCAGTGCGGGCAATCGCATCGCCGGGTTGCCGTACAAATACGGTGGCGGCCATCGTTCCTTTGTGGACTCGGGGTATGATTGCTCGGGAACGGTGTCTTACGTTCTGCATGGGGCCGGTTTTTTGAGCAGTCCAGGCACCTCTAGCAGCTTGCGTAGCTATGGCAAGGCGGGGGTGGGCAAGTACATCACCGTGTACTCACGCAACGGCCACACTTTCATTGTGGTGGCTGGCTTGCGCCTGGATACCGGCTACAATGGGGAGCGAAAAGGCCCGCGGTGGTCCAATAAATCACGCCCGATGAAGGGCTACGTGGCTCGGCATCCACCTGGGTATTGA
- a CDS encoding 7-carboxy-7-deazaguanine synthase QueE has protein sequence MPRRLLVILEPMRISEIFYSVQGEGSLTGVPSVFVRTSGCNLRCTWCDTPYASWSPEGPEMSLDAILAEVLRHPTRHVVVTGGEPMVAKGIHEFLLQLRDAGKHITIETAGTVLPSPVTIDLASLSPKLANSVPSTEKAGAAWATRHDQTRLQPAVLRAWLEQSRDFQLKFVISNEADLHEAQRVVTAIGIPVPPEKILLMPEGTSMEIMRTRYDLLVNACLTHGYRLSPRLHIELFGNTRGT, from the coding sequence GTGCCAAGGCGACTCCTCGTTATCCTGGAGCCGATGCGCATTTCGGAGATTTTTTATTCAGTTCAGGGGGAAGGCTCGCTCACGGGCGTGCCATCGGTGTTTGTGCGTACCTCTGGCTGCAACCTGCGCTGCACCTGGTGTGACACGCCCTATGCCTCATGGTCGCCGGAAGGCCCCGAAATGAGCCTGGATGCCATCCTGGCGGAAGTGCTGCGCCACCCCACCCGCCATGTCGTGGTCACCGGAGGAGAGCCGATGGTGGCCAAGGGCATCCACGAATTCCTTCTCCAACTGCGTGACGCAGGCAAACACATCACCATCGAAACCGCCGGCACCGTCCTCCCCTCTCCGGTCACCATTGACCTGGCCTCCCTCAGCCCGAAGCTGGCCAATTCCGTCCCCAGCACCGAAAAAGCCGGGGCTGCATGGGCTACCCGCCATGATCAGACCCGCCTTCAGCCCGCAGTCCTGCGGGCCTGGCTGGAGCAGTCCCGGGATTTCCAGCTCAAATTTGTCATCTCCAATGAAGCGGATCTGCATGAGGCTCAGCGGGTTGTCACGGCCATCGGCATCCCCGTGCCTCCAGAAAAAATCCTCCTGATGCCCGAAGGCACCAGCATGGAGATCATGCGCACCCGCTATGATCTCTTGGTCAATGCTTGCCTAACCCACGGCTACCGCCTCAGCCCCCGGCTGCACATCGAGCTCTTCGGCAATACCCGGGGAACCTGA
- a CDS encoding AAA family ATPase, with product MLKPAPSQYLHTVTLRRGEVPGFENYPFDIPAVRHLDALELHPKVTFFVGENGSGKSTLLEAIAEKLGFSMEGGTKNTNLMMHEYRSALTSKITLSRSHLRPMDGFFLRAESYYNFATLIDELGNWSYGGKSLHEQSHGESFFATLVHRLGGHGIYLFDEPEAALSPQRQMSLLVRMHDLIGEFSQFIIATHSPILMAYPDAWIYEFSEDGIKRVAYEDTEHFQITSRFMRDPQGMMRRLLGTQDELDLG from the coding sequence ATGCTGAAACCTGCGCCCTCTCAATACCTGCACACGGTGACGCTGCGGCGGGGGGAGGTGCCGGGATTTGAAAATTACCCTTTTGATATTCCGGCAGTGCGTCATTTGGATGCTTTGGAACTGCACCCCAAGGTGACGTTTTTTGTGGGCGAAAATGGATCTGGAAAATCCACCCTGCTGGAGGCCATAGCTGAGAAACTGGGCTTCAGCATGGAGGGCGGCACGAAGAATACGAATCTGATGATGCACGAGTATCGGTCTGCACTGACCTCGAAGATCACGCTTTCGCGCAGCCATCTCCGGCCCATGGATGGCTTTTTCCTGCGGGCGGAGAGCTACTATAATTTCGCCACGCTGATTGATGAGTTAGGGAACTGGTCCTATGGGGGCAAAAGCCTGCATGAGCAGTCGCACGGCGAGTCCTTTTTCGCGACGCTGGTGCATCGCCTCGGTGGCCACGGGATCTATCTTTTTGATGAGCCTGAGGCGGCGCTTTCACCTCAGCGACAGATGTCTTTGCTGGTGAGGATGCATGATCTCATCGGTGAGTTTTCGCAGTTCATCATTGCCACGCATTCCCCCATTCTCATGGCCTACCCCGATGCCTGGATTTATGAGTTCAGCGAGGATGGGATCAAACGAGTGGCTTATGAGGACACGGAGCACTTTCAGATCACCAGCCGATTCATGCGAGATCCCCAGGGCATGATGCGGCGGCTGCTGGGGACCCAGGATGAACTGGACCTCGGTTAA
- a CDS encoding 30S ribosomal protein S6, giving the protein MKRKYEAMIVLDMKGKEESVEELVSGIGREMEKSGVKLEQIDKLGKRKFPFNPRHVESGYFVNYQIEADNAGLDSIRAKLKLHDSVYQQYYQRR; this is encoded by the coding sequence ATGAAGCGCAAATACGAAGCCATGATCGTCCTCGACATGAAGGGCAAGGAAGAATCCGTCGAAGAACTCGTCAGCGGCATCGGCCGTGAGATGGAGAAGTCCGGCGTGAAGCTTGAGCAGATCGACAAGCTCGGCAAACGCAAGTTCCCCTTCAACCCACGCCACGTCGAGAGCGGCTATTTCGTGAATTACCAGATCGAGGCTGACAATGCCGGTCTGGACAGCATCCGCGCCAAGCTGAAGCTGCATGACAGCGTTTATCAGCAGTATTATCAGCGCCGCTAA
- the pth gene encoding aminoacyl-tRNA hydrolase yields the protein MPGDETVPRAAGGLKPRLIIGLGNPGIDYRDTRHNIGFMAVDELARLSGVSFTEEKRWHGWVAKIPGALLLKPSTFMNDSGRCVQLVSQFYKVPVQELLVIYDDVDLPLGRMRMRLAGSAGGHNGLKSMIRSLGSDAFPRLKLGIATPSGRPAGERLVGHVLGKFREDERTELAIMIQRATDAVRLACQSGLETAMNYFNRKEEQP from the coding sequence GTGCCCGGTGATGAAACAGTTCCCCGCGCCGCTGGCGGCCTGAAACCCAGGCTCATCATCGGACTCGGCAATCCCGGGATTGATTACCGCGACACTCGTCACAACATCGGCTTTATGGCGGTGGATGAGTTAGCGAGGCTCTCGGGAGTCTCCTTCACGGAGGAAAAACGCTGGCATGGTTGGGTAGCCAAAATTCCTGGTGCCCTCCTGCTGAAGCCTTCGACCTTCATGAACGACAGCGGGCGCTGTGTGCAACTGGTGAGCCAGTTTTACAAAGTGCCCGTTCAAGAACTCCTTGTGATCTACGATGATGTGGATCTCCCGCTGGGCCGCATGAGAATGCGCCTGGCAGGCTCCGCCGGAGGTCACAATGGGCTCAAGTCAATGATCCGCTCCCTGGGGTCAGATGCCTTTCCTCGCTTGAAGTTAGGCATTGCGACTCCTTCGGGCCGCCCTGCTGGCGAACGTCTCGTGGGGCATGTGCTGGGAAAATTTCGTGAAGACGAGCGGACAGAACTCGCCATCATGATTCAGCGTGCTACAGATGCCGTCCGCCTTGCCTGCCAGTCCGGGCTGGAGACCGCGATGAACTATTTCAACCGCAAAGAAGAACAACCTTAA
- a CDS encoding 50S ribosomal protein L25, with product MAKILDIIAQPRSSEGTAAVNRLRKAGSIPAVVYGRKTPPANVQVDAKTFTKLIESSASDNILVSLKIDSAEQLALVQEVQHDHLRGGILHVDFHAIAMDEEIHAEVPLNLTGESPGAKAGGLIEAIHHNLEVRCLPKDLPEGIVVDISDLQVGKAIHVGDIKLPEGVRAKLADDVVVIMCEEPKVEPEAPAAAAPAAKGKAAPAAKAAAPAAKAAKK from the coding sequence ATGGCCAAAATCCTCGACATCATCGCACAACCCCGCAGCAGTGAAGGCACTGCTGCCGTCAACCGCCTGCGCAAGGCCGGTTCCATCCCAGCGGTGGTCTATGGCCGCAAGACCCCTCCTGCCAATGTGCAGGTGGATGCCAAGACCTTCACGAAGCTCATCGAGAGCAGCGCTTCTGACAACATCCTGGTGAGCCTGAAAATTGATTCTGCTGAGCAACTGGCCCTCGTCCAGGAAGTGCAGCACGACCATCTCCGCGGCGGCATCCTTCACGTGGACTTCCACGCGATCGCCATGGACGAAGAAATTCACGCTGAAGTTCCTCTGAACCTCACGGGCGAATCCCCTGGTGCCAAGGCTGGCGGCCTCATCGAAGCCATCCACCACAATCTCGAAGTGCGCTGCCTTCCGAAGGACCTTCCAGAAGGCATCGTGGTGGACATTTCTGACCTCCAGGTCGGCAAAGCCATCCACGTGGGCGACATCAAGCTTCCAGAAGGCGTCCGCGCCAAGCTGGCTGACGATGTGGTCGTCATCATGTGCGAAGAGCCAAAGGTGGAGCCTGAAGCTCCTGCCGCTGCCGCTCCTGCTGCCAAGGGCAAAGCCGCTCCTGCCGCCAAGGCTGCAGCTCCTGCTGCCAAAGCTGCTAAGAAGTAA
- a CDS encoding ribose-phosphate pyrophosphokinase — protein MTDNLKILSGSAHPELARLICENLGTKLCEATLTTFPDGETFVQIHENIRGSDLFIVQPTCPPTNQNLMELLIMVDAVRRASAHRITAVLPFFGYARQDRKDRPRVPITAKLVANLLVASGVNRVLTVDLHAGQIQGFFDIPVDHLYAGPVLMKAIKERQIEDLVVVSPDVGGIKMTHAYAKALKAPMAIVAKNRVSAEEVEALNVIGDVNGKNVLLVDDLTETAGTLTAAAELLLKHGAKAIYAGVSHAVLGEKGHSRISKSPILELFSTNSTPQAQGEKVTTLDIAPLLAQAIRRIHDNESVTSLFDI, from the coding sequence ATGACGGACAACTTGAAGATTTTAAGTGGGTCAGCGCACCCCGAACTCGCGCGCCTGATTTGTGAAAATTTGGGCACCAAGCTTTGCGAGGCCACCCTCACCACCTTTCCGGATGGTGAAACCTTTGTGCAGATCCACGAAAACATTCGTGGCAGCGATCTTTTCATTGTCCAGCCCACCTGCCCGCCGACGAACCAGAACCTGATGGAGCTACTCATCATGGTGGATGCCGTGCGCCGCGCCAGCGCCCACCGCATCACCGCTGTTCTGCCGTTTTTTGGCTATGCCCGTCAGGATCGCAAAGACCGCCCGCGTGTGCCCATCACCGCGAAGCTGGTGGCCAACCTTCTGGTGGCCAGTGGTGTGAACCGCGTGCTGACGGTGGACCTTCACGCCGGTCAGATTCAGGGTTTCTTTGATATCCCTGTCGATCATCTCTATGCAGGGCCGGTGCTGATGAAAGCCATCAAAGAGCGCCAGATTGAGGACCTCGTGGTCGTCTCGCCGGACGTCGGCGGTATCAAAATGACTCATGCCTATGCCAAAGCCCTGAAGGCCCCGATGGCCATTGTGGCAAAAAATCGTGTGAGTGCCGAAGAAGTTGAGGCGCTCAATGTGATCGGCGATGTGAATGGTAAAAATGTGCTGCTGGTGGATGACCTTACGGAAACCGCCGGGACTTTGACGGCTGCCGCAGAGCTGCTGCTGAAGCACGGTGCCAAGGCCATCTACGCAGGTGTTTCCCATGCGGTGCTAGGGGAAAAGGGCCACAGCCGCATTTCAAAATCCCCGATTTTGGAACTCTTTTCCACCAATTCCACCCCGCAGGCGCAGGGTGAAAAAGTGACGACTTTGGACATTGCCCCCCTGCTCGCGCAGGCCATCCGGCGCATTCACGACAACGAGTCCGTCACATCTCTCTTTGACATCTGA
- a CDS encoding hemolysin family protein: protein MSGILTELLILLGLLLLNGVFAMAETALISARRTRLEMMAHEGQKSAVQALELQADPGIFLSTVQVGITLVGIIAGAASGAGLARELEPALTAIPWLGQWAPTISMVIVVSIITFLSVVVGELLPKRLAIHAPERWAAALAGPMTRLSALASPIVRLLDFSSDALVRLFGVKPGAEEVMSEEEVRASIIQGHRTGALKSHEKDMLESVLELDELTAADLMTPKPQIVWINLADSPEENRKRMIESGHSYFPVYQGTRDDVLGMISVKALWKAAEKLTASDLQSLLVTPLFVPESMPAARIIEQFRKNNRHQALVIDEFGAMQGLITLNDMMEAILGTMPNEPTPNAPGGRQLDDGSWLVDGQMEMEEAASLTDLPLPASFDDDDYRTVAGFVMHILGHVPAEGESFDWQGRKIEVADMDRQRIDKVRICPAATQRV from the coding sequence ATGTCTGGCATTTTGACTGAACTTCTCATTCTTTTGGGTCTGCTCCTCCTCAATGGCGTCTTTGCCATGGCTGAGACCGCTCTCATCTCTGCACGCCGCACCCGACTGGAAATGATGGCGCATGAAGGGCAAAAGAGCGCCGTCCAAGCCCTGGAGTTGCAGGCGGATCCGGGGATCTTTCTTTCCACCGTGCAGGTGGGCATCACCCTGGTGGGTATCATCGCCGGTGCGGCCAGTGGTGCCGGATTGGCTCGGGAACTGGAGCCCGCTTTAACCGCCATCCCCTGGCTGGGCCAGTGGGCACCCACGATCAGCATGGTCATCGTCGTCTCTATCATCACCTTCCTCAGTGTGGTGGTGGGGGAGTTGCTGCCAAAGCGCCTCGCCATTCATGCGCCCGAACGCTGGGCAGCCGCCTTGGCAGGGCCCATGACCCGCCTTTCGGCCCTCGCTTCCCCCATCGTCCGCCTGCTGGATTTTTCCAGCGATGCCCTCGTGCGGCTTTTTGGCGTCAAGCCAGGCGCGGAGGAAGTGATGTCTGAGGAAGAAGTGCGCGCCTCCATCATCCAAGGCCACCGAACAGGAGCCCTGAAAAGCCACGAAAAAGACATGCTGGAAAGCGTGCTGGAGCTGGATGAACTGACCGCAGCCGACCTGATGACGCCCAAGCCGCAGATCGTCTGGATCAACCTGGCCGACAGCCCTGAAGAAAACCGCAAGCGCATGATCGAGAGCGGCCACTCCTACTTCCCTGTTTATCAGGGCACCCGCGATGACGTGCTGGGCATGATCTCCGTGAAAGCCCTCTGGAAGGCAGCAGAAAAACTCACGGCCAGTGATCTGCAATCTCTCCTCGTCACCCCGCTCTTTGTGCCGGAATCCATGCCCGCCGCGCGGATCATTGAGCAGTTCCGCAAAAACAACCGCCATCAAGCTCTCGTGATTGATGAATTCGGGGCCATGCAGGGCCTCATCACCCTCAATGACATGATGGAGGCCATCCTGGGCACCATGCCCAATGAACCCACGCCCAATGCCCCCGGAGGGCGGCAGCTCGATGACGGATCATGGCTCGTCGATGGCCAGATGGAAATGGAAGAAGCGGCTAGTCTCACCGACCTGCCTCTCCCTGCCTCTTTTGATGACGATGACTACCGCACGGTGGCGGGCTTTGTAATGCACATCCTGGGGCACGTCCCTGCCGAAGGGGAATCCTTCGACTGGCAAGGGCGCAAAATTGAGGTGGCCGACATGGACCGCCAGCGCATTGACAAAGTGCGCATCTGTCCAGCCGCCACACAGCGGGTGTGA
- a CDS encoding DUF47 domain-containing protein, with the protein MISLQKLFGKNDIFYDLLEASAAEALHSVQALGKLITQPVATQNLDELILTRRKDKKITEQINEELCRTFVTELEREDIEALSNVLYKIPKTVEKIAERVIITGGRLQDVDFSRHLQMMEEATTTVLNIVKELRKKLHLERVKDMNAKLQHIEGEADKLMMGLLKELYAGQRDPIQTIMLKDLYELMEKVYDRCRDAGNVVSHIVLKYS; encoded by the coding sequence ATGATCTCCCTGCAGAAGCTTTTTGGCAAAAACGACATCTTCTACGACCTGCTGGAAGCCAGCGCCGCAGAGGCCCTGCACAGCGTCCAGGCCCTGGGGAAACTCATCACCCAGCCCGTCGCCACCCAGAACCTGGATGAACTGATTCTCACCCGCCGGAAAGACAAAAAGATCACCGAGCAGATCAACGAAGAACTCTGCCGCACATTTGTCACCGAGCTGGAGCGCGAAGACATCGAAGCCCTCTCCAACGTCCTCTACAAGATCCCAAAAACCGTCGAAAAGATCGCCGAGCGCGTCATCATCACGGGTGGGCGTTTGCAGGATGTGGATTTCAGCCGCCACCTTCAGATGATGGAAGAAGCCACCACCACGGTGCTGAACATCGTCAAAGAACTGCGGAAAAAACTGCACCTGGAGCGTGTGAAGGACATGAACGCCAAGCTGCAGCACATTGAGGGTGAGGCGGATAAACTCATGATGGGCCTGTTGAAGGAACTCTACGCCGGCCAGCGCGACCCCATCCAAACCATCATGCTCAAGGATCTCTATGAGCTCATGGAAAAGGTGTATGACCGCTGCCGCGACGCTGGCAATGTGGTGTCCCACATCGTGCTGAAGTATTCCTGA
- a CDS encoding inorganic phosphate transporter yields the protein MTSALILLLVVLLVVLAFEYINGFHDTANAIATVVSTKVLTPRQALALAATANLIGAFWGTAVAKTIGAGLVDIAHVTTMTILCAMLGGIIWNLLTWYFGLPSSSSHALIGGLCGATLASANGNWHVLIWSKAKVDAKTGAVTMDGIFHKVVIPMITSPVLGFVVGFIVMGLLFWLIRNWRPHTINTVFSKLQIVSAAYMGFGHGFADAQKTMGIIALTLFTATTAGTLDNVPSILGFLRTPEFEVASWVKITCALVMAAGTWAGGWRIIKTLGHKMVKMKPVHGFAAETTAATILAVTGHLGMPVSTTHTITTSIMGVGAAKRWNSIRWSLVERIVWAWVLTIPVTSALSYVIYKVLT from the coding sequence ATGACTTCTGCTCTCATCCTGCTCCTGGTGGTGCTGCTGGTGGTGCTGGCCTTTGAATACATCAATGGCTTTCACGACACCGCCAATGCCATCGCCACCGTGGTCTCCACGAAGGTTCTCACTCCCCGCCAGGCTCTCGCCCTGGCTGCCACGGCCAATTTGATCGGTGCCTTTTGGGGCACCGCCGTGGCCAAAACCATCGGTGCCGGCCTGGTGGATATCGCCCACGTCACCACCATGACCATCCTCTGCGCCATGCTCGGGGGCATCATCTGGAATCTCCTGACCTGGTATTTCGGTCTCCCCAGCAGCAGCAGCCACGCCCTCATCGGCGGGCTCTGCGGTGCCACCCTGGCTTCCGCCAACGGCAACTGGCATGTGCTCATTTGGTCCAAGGCGAAAGTGGATGCCAAGACAGGTGCTGTGACCATGGACGGTATTTTCCACAAAGTCGTCATCCCCATGATCACCTCTCCAGTGCTGGGTTTCGTGGTCGGCTTTATCGTCATGGGGCTGCTTTTTTGGCTCATCCGCAACTGGCGTCCGCACACCATCAATACTGTGTTTTCCAAGCTCCAAATCGTCTCCGCTGCCTACATGGGCTTCGGCCATGGCTTTGCCGATGCCCAAAAAACCATGGGTATCATCGCCCTCACCCTCTTCACGGCCACCACAGCAGGAACGCTGGATAATGTGCCTAGCATTTTGGGCTTTCTCCGCACACCGGAGTTTGAGGTGGCGAGCTGGGTAAAGATCACCTGCGCCCTCGTCATGGCCGCAGGCACCTGGGCTGGAGGTTGGCGAATCATCAAAACCCTGGGTCATAAAATGGTGAAGATGAAGCCCGTGCACGGCTTTGCGGCCGAAACCACAGCGGCCACGATCCTCGCTGTCACAGGCCACTTAGGGATGCCCGTTTCCACCACTCATACGATCACCACCTCCATCATGGGCGTGGGCGCAGCCAAGCGCTGGAACTCCATCCGCTGGAGCCTCGTCGAGCGCATCGTCTGGGCCTGGGTGCTCACCATTCCGGTCACTTCAGCCTTGTCTTACGTCATCTACAAAGTGCTGACGTAG